The Geobacter sp. AOG2 genome includes a window with the following:
- the extS gene encoding selenite/tellurite reduction operon c-type cytochrome lipoprotein ExtS: protein MVALLSSLTVLLCLLSPPAWAGQGQRCLNCHPSHYGDRGACTDCHRGNPLSKRKNVAHHLLIPGRYARFTLGDTTEVVQGNRLLEQLACRRCHVSGGKGNRLATSLDTLPATRVPGEIAASVMSPALGMPDFKLDEAQVVTVVNALFAGARKGERRERERPLVVFFEKSGPAAKDVFSRTCGPCHRMLTMGRGLLGSGTIGPNLSGLFSPFYPPTFAGGKPWTAERLTKRLHNPRQVSTFALMPPVPLNASDLKELKALLATEGDGTANMLVHPPGKQYDFP, encoded by the coding sequence TTGGTCGCTCTCCTTTCATCCCTGACCGTTCTCCTTTGCCTGCTCTCCCCGCCCGCCTGGGCCGGACAGGGGCAAAGGTGCCTGAACTGCCACCCCTCCCATTACGGGGACCGGGGCGCCTGCACCGACTGTCACCGGGGCAACCCCCTGTCCAAACGGAAGAACGTCGCCCATCACCTGCTGATTCCCGGACGCTACGCCCGCTTCACCCTGGGGGACACCACGGAGGTTGTACAGGGAAACCGCCTGCTGGAACAGCTTGCCTGCCGGCGCTGCCATGTGAGCGGCGGCAAAGGAAATCGCCTGGCCACCTCCCTGGACACCCTGCCCGCGACCAGGGTGCCGGGGGAGATTGCAGCCTCCGTCATGTCGCCGGCCCTGGGCATGCCCGACTTCAAATTGGACGAGGCCCAGGTGGTGACCGTCGTCAATGCCCTGTTTGCCGGAGCCCGGAAGGGGGAACGGCGGGAACGGGAACGGCCGCTGGTGGTCTTTTTCGAGAAGAGCGGACCGGCCGCGAAGGATGTGTTCAGCCGCACATGCGGCCCCTGCCACCGCATGCTCACCATGGGGCGGGGCCTGCTCGGGTCGGGGACCATAGGCCCGAACCTGTCGGGCCTCTTCTCACCTTTCTACCCTCCCACCTTTGCGGGCGGAAAGCCCTGGACCGCGGAGCGTCTGACGAAGCGCCTGCACAATCCCCGGCAGGTTTCCACCTTCGCCCTCATGCCGCCGGTGCCCCTCAATGCTTCAGATTTGAAGGAACTGAAGGCCCTGCTCGCGACAGAGGGCGACGGCACGGCGAATATGCTTGTGCATCCACCCGGAAAACAATATGATTTCCCCTAA
- a CDS encoding DUF523 domain-containing protein — MPNSSPDPAPVPIAVGVSSCLLGERVRYDGGHKHDRSITGCLGRLFRLVPVCPEVGCGLPTPREPMSLEGDPAAPRLVANMSRIDLTDRMLTWCARRVVDLEGENLCGFIFKKGSPSCGLYQVPIHDGGAVRNGAGLFATALTRRFPLMPVEEEGRLSDPGCREEFIQRVLDYRRERL; from the coding sequence ATGCCGAACTCCAGCCCTGACCCCGCGCCCGTACCCATCGCCGTGGGCGTCAGTTCCTGCCTTTTGGGGGAGCGGGTCCGCTACGACGGCGGCCACAAGCATGACCGTTCCATAACCGGCTGTCTGGGGCGTCTGTTCCGGCTCGTGCCGGTCTGCCCCGAGGTGGGATGCGGCCTGCCCACGCCCCGGGAACCCATGAGCCTGGAGGGGGACCCGGCCGCTCCCCGCCTTGTGGCGAACATGAGCCGGATCGACCTGACCGACCGGATGCTGACTTGGTGTGCAAGGCGGGTTGTGGATTTGGAAGGCGAGAATCTGTGCGGTTTCATCTTCAAGAAGGGTTCGCCCAGCTGCGGTCTGTACCAGGTGCCGATCCACGACGGCGGAGCGGTCAGGAACGGCGCCGGCCTGTTTGCGACGGCCTTGACCCGGCGCTTCCCCCTCATGCCGGTGGAGGAAGAGGGACGCCTGAGCGACCCAGGCTGCCGCGAAGAGTTCATCCAAAGGGTCCTGGACTATCGGCGTGAAAGGCTTTAA
- the scpB gene encoding methylmalonyl-CoA decarboxylase: MSLILSSYSDHVGTATFNHAETRNSLSNELLHELIEALQLFARRKARAVIIRAHPGVKVWSSGFDINELPVPGRDPLSYNDPLEQALREIQLFPAPVIAMIEGSVWGGACDLAFICDMAVGCPACSFAITPAKIGVPYNSTGILHFINVVGPRMAREMFFTARPIDAERALQIGILNHLVPTEELERYCYGLAHQIAENSPLAIAVIKEQLRLLGNSHPLSPETFERIQGLRRKVYDSYDYLEGKNAFNEKRKPDFKGE, encoded by the coding sequence ATGTCCCTTATTCTGTCATCCTACAGCGACCACGTGGGCACCGCGACCTTCAATCACGCGGAAACCCGCAACAGCCTCTCCAACGAACTGCTTCACGAGTTGATCGAAGCCCTGCAACTCTTTGCCCGGCGCAAGGCGAGGGCCGTGATCATCAGAGCCCATCCGGGGGTCAAGGTCTGGTCGTCCGGCTTCGACATCAATGAACTGCCGGTGCCGGGACGCGACCCGCTTTCCTACAACGACCCCCTGGAGCAGGCACTGCGGGAGATCCAGCTCTTCCCGGCGCCGGTGATCGCCATGATCGAGGGGAGCGTCTGGGGCGGGGCTTGCGATCTGGCCTTTATCTGCGACATGGCCGTCGGCTGTCCCGCCTGTTCCTTTGCCATTACCCCGGCCAAGATCGGGGTCCCCTACAACTCCACCGGTATTCTGCATTTCATCAATGTGGTCGGGCCGCGCATGGCCCGCGAGATGTTCTTCACCGCCAGGCCGATCGACGCGGAACGGGCCCTCCAGATCGGCATCCTCAACCACCTGGTGCCCACGGAGGAGTTGGAGCGCTACTGCTACGGCCTGGCGCACCAGATCGCCGAGAACTCGCCCCTGGCCATCGCCGTCATCAAAGAGCAGTTGCGCCTGTTGGGCAATTCCCACCCCCTGAGCCCCGAGACCTTTGAACGTATTCAGGGACTGCGCCGCAAGGTTTACGACAGCTACGACTACCTGGAGGGGAAGAACGCCTTCAACGAGAAACGCAAACCGGATTTCAAGGGGGAGTAA
- the extQ gene encoding selenite/tellurite reduction operon b-type cytochrome membrane protein ExtQ, whose translation MKQGFVKSSPVFFRLIARSGLFFAAALLAAAMVVPAPLQEAANPALTPNPVKSAWFLLWIQELVSYSRFMIYPVMALGGLFLLLPWLPCGGRPYQAAWFPREQRAVNLLACGAFIVIVALTVIALFFRGTNWSLSFHP comes from the coding sequence ATGAAACAGGGATTCGTCAAAAGCTCTCCCGTTTTTTTCCGGCTCATCGCCCGGTCGGGGCTCTTCTTCGCGGCGGCGCTGCTGGCGGCGGCGATGGTCGTCCCGGCGCCGCTCCAGGAGGCGGCCAACCCGGCCCTGACCCCCAACCCGGTCAAATCGGCCTGGTTTCTGCTCTGGATCCAGGAACTGGTCAGCTATTCCCGCTTCATGATCTACCCGGTCATGGCGCTGGGAGGCCTGTTCCTGCTCCTCCCCTGGCTCCCCTGCGGAGGGCGTCCGTATCAGGCCGCCTGGTTCCCACGGGAACAACGGGCCGTCAACCTGCTGGCGTGCGGCGCTTTCATCGTCATCGTGGCGCTTACCGTCATCGCCCTGTTCTTCCGGGGGACAAATTGGTCGCTCTCCTTTCATCCCTGA